One genomic segment of Gopherus flavomarginatus isolate rGopFla2 chromosome 11, rGopFla2.mat.asm, whole genome shotgun sequence includes these proteins:
- the LOC127030791 gene encoding olfactory receptor 12-like, whose translation MSVAEPGRDANHTTVTEFILLGFGRGPGLQVVPFVMFLVIYIITVLGNTILVLTITANSRLHTPMYFLLMNLSLLDLCYSSLIAPRAMASFLTDTKTISYRGCATQLFFFALFVSTEAFILTAMAYDRYTAICNPLLYPTTMSKPVCIQLVVGSYLCGSVNAMVQTSFTFTLCFCGSNEINHFFCDVPPLLNLSCTDTDISQMVLFALSSVIIVSTSLLILISYVYIISAVLQTRSAAGRHKIFSTCTSHIVAVSLFYGTVSFMYAQPSSLSFPDQSKVVSVFYTLVIPMLNPFIYSLRNKDVKEALRRTIGCMMVLK comes from the coding sequence atgtcagtggcagagccagggagagatgcGAACCACACTACTGTGACGGAATTTATTCTACTGGGGTTTGGAAGAGGTCCAGGGCTCCAGGTGGTCCCTTTTGTGATGTTTCTGGTGATTTACATAATAACTGTGCTAGGGAACACCATCCTGGTCCTCACCATTACAGCCAACTCTCgacttcacacccccatgtacttcctcCTCATGAATCTGTCACTCTTAGACCTCTGCTACTCCTCTCTCATTGCCCCCAGAGCCATGGCGAGCTTCCTAACAGATACCAAAACCATTTCCTACAGGGGATGTGCCACccaattatttttctttgctcTCTTTGTCAGTACTGAGGCATTCATTCTGACAGCCATGGCATATGATCGATACACTGCCATCTGCAACCCGCTCCTATATCCCACCACCATGTCCAAGCCAGTCTGCAttcagctggtggtggggtcctatCTCTGTGGCAGCGTGAACGCCATGGTGCAAACCAGCTTCACCTTTACTCTGTGCTTCTGCGGCTCTAATGAGATCAATCACTTCTTCTGTGATGTTCCACCCCTGCTAAACCTCTCATGCACCGACACAGACATCAGTCAAATGGTGCTGTTTGCCTTATCGAGTGTCATCATAGTGAGCACTTCCCTGCTCATTCTCATCTCTTATGTCTATATCATCTCTGCTGTCCTCCAGACTCGCTCTGCTGCAGGAAGGCACAAGATTTTCTCTACCTGCACCTCCCACATAGTAGCTGTGAGTTTATTTTATGGAACTGTTTCCTTCATGTATGCCCAGCCAAGTTCATTGTCCTTTCCAGATCAGAGCAAAGTGGTGTCTGTGTTTTACACCCTGGTCATCCCCATGTTGAATCCCTTCATCTACAGCCTAAGGAACAAGGATGTGAAAGAAGCTTTGAGAAGAACCATAGGCTGCATGATGGTTTTGAAATGA